Genomic DNA from Paenibacillus donghaensis:
CGCGTGCTGACGCGTCCAGCCCATAATTTGTTCCAAATCCTGCTGGAGAATATCGATCCGCCGTCTCTGTTCGGTTCATTGATTGGACTGATTATCATGGCGATCAGCGGCGCTAATCTGGGACTTCCGTTTGAATGGTGGACGATTCCCGCACTGATTCTGCTTACCCTGGGAGCGACAGCCATCTACACCGGAATCTATACTACGCTCACTTCACTGTCGTTCTACTCCGATGCGCCAACGGGCATTCTTCCACTGATGTACAACATCCAGACCTATGGCCGTTATCCGGTAACGATCTACAACCGGGCGATTCAGGTGCTGCTGACGTGGGTGATTCCGTTCGCCTTTGTCGGCATCTATCCGGCGGCGTTGTTCCTGCAGCGCGAGGAGATGCGGGGCATGGCGCTGCTGACACCCGTGGTGGGTGCTGTATTTATGGGGATTGGCCTGTTGGCCTGGAATTACGGGGTCAGACGTTATAAGGGTGCAGGTTCATAACTCTCATCATTAATCAAGCAGGAGGGCTTTATGAGATCCTATATTATCGGCATCGATTTAGGCGGGACCAATATTAAGGCAGGAGTCTATGACCAGGAGTTTACGCGAATCAAGGAGCTCAGCATACCTACAGAGGCTGCGGCAGGTCCGACCCATGTGCTGGATCGTATCCGGCTTGCGGCCCGGCTGGTGCTGGAATCTGCTGCTATTCCCCTGGACCGGGTGCAGGCGATGGGCCTAGGCATTCCCGGTCTGCTGGACCCGGTAGCCGGAGTCTCGCAGTTCTCGCCGAACTTCCCGGATTGGGAAGACATTCATGTGATTGCAGAGTTATCCCCGAATTATGATTTCCCCATCTATATGGACAACGATGTCAGGGTCAATCTGTACGGCGAATGGCAGCATGGGGCGGGTAGAGGCTACAGTAATCTGGTGCTGCTGACACTGGGTACAGGTCTAGGCTCAGGGATCGTAAATGATGGAAAGGTCGTCTACGGAACCACCTACAGCGCCGGAGAAATCGGACACATGAATATGTACCGTGAAGGACGTCCCTGCAGGTGCGGCAGCTCCGGCTGCCTGGGCAGA
This window encodes:
- a CDS encoding ABC transporter permease: MYYLGLIVEYLKNYMKTRLTYRADFWVEVVSDLLFQATNFIFILVIFMHTDSLGGWSQNEVVFVYGFFMVPFGVFSCFVNLWGFSERYIVKGEMDRVLTRPAHNLFQILLENIDPPSLFGSLIGLIIMAISGANLGLPFEWWTIPALILLTLGATAIYTGIYTTLTSLSFYSDAPTGILPLMYNIQTYGRYPVTIYNRAIQVLLTWVIPFAFVGIYPAALFLQREEMRGMALLTPVVGAVFMGIGLLAWNYGVRRYKGAGS
- a CDS encoding ROK family protein; amino-acid sequence: MRSYIIGIDLGGTNIKAGVYDQEFTRIKELSIPTEAAAGPTHVLDRIRLAARLVLESAAIPLDRVQAMGLGIPGLLDPVAGVSQFSPNFPDWEDIHVIAELSPNYDFPIYMDNDVRVNLYGEWQHGAGRGYSNLVLLTLGTGLGSGIVNDGKVVYGTTYSAGEIGHMNMYREGRPCRCGSSGCLGRYVSALGMVNTFKEKLAEGKTSLIQEWTQGQEERITALMISEAYDEADPLAVEVMHETGTVLGFGLANVINLLNPELIIIGGGMAAAGDRLLNTVRETVKAHALKLSGSRCRIVQAELGSGSGTLGAAVYAAQQLNS